A window of Hyperolius riggenbachi isolate aHypRig1 chromosome 1, aHypRig1.pri, whole genome shotgun sequence contains these coding sequences:
- the LOC137538057 gene encoding zinc finger BED domain-containing protein 5-like: protein MDKFLKRKELDSEQNLEPDESPSMSGGQKKAKMVIASKFSGARQYSESYISVGFTFTGDANKPTPLCVVCGEKLANSAMVPSKLKRHLQTKHPSLQNKNADYFVRLRDNTEKQATYMRKTTKVNERALKASYQVAELIAKSKKSHTVAETLILPACKAIVEEMLGPEAAKEIAKVPLSDNTISRRINDISADIESVVLEKIRISEKFALQLDGSTDISGHAQLLANVRFVDGDAIRENFFFCKALPEKTTGEEIFRVTSEYLEQGGLKWENCTSVCTDGAAAMVGRTKGFVSRVKERNPDVIVTHCFLHRGALVAKTLPAVLVHVLDDVVRMVNFLKSRSVKSRIFAALCEEMGAKHKTLLFHTEVRWLSRGKVLVRVYELREELKVFLTNERSDYAKQLARDEWCSRLAYLADIFYHLNELNTRMQGRSEKLLTSTDKINGFRSKVQLWHQHVILKCSHSPSNGKVLPLLHCVR from the coding sequence ATGGACAAGTTTTTGAAAAGGAAAGAACTGGACTCTGAACAAAATTTGGAGCCAGATGAGAGCCCAAGTATGAGTGGGGGTCAAAAGAAAGCAAAGATGGTTATCGCAAGCAAATTCTCTGGCGCAAGGCAATATAGCGAAAGCTATATTTCAGTTGGATTTACTTTCACTGGAGATGCAAACAAACCAACTCCACTGTGCGTGGTGTGTGGTGAAAAGCTAGCTAACAGTGCTATGGTCCCAAGCAAACTTAAACGCCATCTCCAAACGAAACACCCTTCGCTTCAAAACAAGAATGCGGACTATTTTGTTCGCCTGCGTGACAACACGGAGAAACAGGCAACTTACATGAGAAAAACCACAAAGGTAAATGAAAGAGCTCTCAAAGCTAGCTATCAAGTTGCTGAACTTATAGCCAAGTCAAAAAAGTCACACACCGTGGCAGAGACATTAATACTTCCTGCCTGCAAAGCTATTGTAGAGGAGATGCTCGGACCTGAAGCAGCTAAGGAAATAGCCAAAGTCCCTCTCTCAGACAACACAATTTCCAGGCGTATTAATGACATATCTGCAGACATCGAAAGTGTGGTTTTGGAAAAGATCCGTATCAGTGAGAAATTTGCATTGCAACTTGACGGGTCTACTGATATCAGTGGACATGCTCAACTCTTGGCCAATGTGCGTTTTGTTGATGGTGATGCAATTAGAGAAAACTTCTTTTTTTGCAAGGCATTGCCAGAAAAAACAACAGGAGAAGAAATTTTTCGGGTCACATCAGAATACCTTGAACAAGGAGGACTTAAGTGGGAAAACTGCACAAGTGTCTGCACCGATGGAGCTGCAGCCATGGTCGGGCGCACCAAAGGCTTTGTAAGCAGAGTGAAGGAAAGAAATCCAGATGTGATTGTTACACATTGTTTTTTACACCGCGGGGCCCTCGTAGCCAAGACTTTACCAGCAGTCCTAGTTCATGTGTTGGATGATGTTGTGCGCATGGTAAACTTTTTAAAGTCACGATCCGTGAAAAGTCGCATATTTGCAGCTTTGTGTGAGGAGATGGGAGCGAAGCATAAAACCTTGCTGTTTCATACGGAGGTCCGGTGGTTGTCGCGTGGCAAGGTCTTGGTTCGTGTGTATGAGCTGCGGGAGGAACTTAAAGTGTTTCTGACAAATGAGAGGTCAGATTACGCAAAGCAGCTTGCAAGGGACGAGTGGTGTTCAAGGCTGGCATACCTGGCAGATATATTTTATCATCTGAATGAACTGAACACACGAATGCAAGGCCGAAGTGAAAAACTGCTTACAAGTACAGATAAAATAAATGGATTCCGTTCAAAGGTGCAACTCTGGCATCAACACGTGATCTTGAAATGTTCACACTCACCAAGCAATGGCAAGGTGCTCCCACTGCTGCACTGTGTGAGATAA